The Rhododendron vialii isolate Sample 1 chromosome 8a, ASM3025357v1 genome has a window encoding:
- the LOC131299138 gene encoding uncharacterized protein LOC131299138, translating to MARNIQISGDEDELDAEEDEREPVNGDVVSDNEGLKIYNKPLKRPLLDLEKLPILDSSGEMPPRLMDPKKTRQYMGMVQVRGKTRQNERLQVVKHEGDGGDDFDDPDLPKFVCDLCFRNKSMFKELCWNHKCVNFPWEEIQTSILRYLVYVQLQEN from the exons ATGGCCAGAAACATCCAAATCTCAGGCGACGAAG ATGAACTTGATGCTGAAGAGGACGAGAGAGAACCGGTCAACGGTGACGTCGTCAGCGACAACGAAG GGCTCAAAATTTACAACAAGCCATTGAAGCGGCCATTGCTAGACTTAGAGAAGCTTCCAATCTTGGATTCTTCTGGAgaaa TGCCACCCCGACTGATGGATCCTAAGAAAACAAGGCAGTATATGGGTATGGTACAGGTGCGTGGAAAGACAAGGCAGAATGAGAGGCTTCAAGTGGTTAAGCATGAAGGAGATGGTGGAGATGATTTTGATGATCCTGATTTACCCAA GTTTGTGTGTGACCTGTGTTTTAGGAACAAATCTATGTTTAAGGAGCTCTGCTGGAATCATAAATGTGTTAACTTTCCTTGGGAGGAAATCcaaacaagcattctaag GTATTTGGTTTATGTGCAGTTACAAGAGAACTAA